The genome window GAAACTGTCGTAGCAGTATAACCAAAACTCAGGACTTCGTTAACGCCACTGCTTTCCGTCCGAATCTCACTGATTCTGCCCTGGCTGTCGTAGCGGTACGTGAATGTATGAACCCGGCCAACCTTTATTTTCTGACCTCCATCCAGGGTAATTGTTTCGGCATCAGGCCAATTGTCACCATCTTTCATGGCCATTTTGAACGTTTCCTTCACAATCCGGCAGGTTGCAGATGGGTGCGGTAAATTGGTTGGATCGCTAACCAGACGGTCTTCGGGTGGTGTCCGATCCCGATCACGCTTGCAAGCCAATGAAATAAGCACCGCCAGTAATAGAGACGTATAGATTGATAAGCGCATAGGCAAACGTTTATAAAACCCTACTTCTGTATTGGGTAGAACTGCAAATCTCAGTACCTTTCGTCAACTATCCTACCATCTTTCAATGGAATCATCGAATTTTCTAGTTATACTACTCGCGCTAGCTTTAGGAAGCGTTGGTGGTATAGCGGTCAATAATTGGCTTCAGCAAAAGAAATCGACTCTGAAAAGTGGCTTACAGACCCGTGAAACCCGTATTGAAGCCACCCTTTTGCTGGAACGTATCGAAAAAGTTTTTAAGGTAGTAATGGCTGAAGGCTACTTTTCGGAGATCTTGAGTTACCAGGATGTCAAGAAAATTCTTGGTATTCTGAACGATGAAAAAAAAGCGCTGATCATTGCCAAAGCCAAGGTATTGGTTGGGTATGATTTCGGGAAAATGCGCTTTCGGCAAGTAGACCCTAATTCCGATTCAAAAAAACTCATTATTGAGTATTTTCCCGAGCCCGAAATTCTGTCCATTGATACCGACTATAAATTTTACGACATCGATCCGGGTTACCTGAATTATTTCAAGAGCGAAGACTACACCCGCCTCCTCGACGAAGCCAAAAAAACCATGTACGAACGGGCCATGCAAAGCGATCTGCCCCGCATTGCAAACAATCAGATTCAATATATGATTTACCAGTTGGCTGATTCAATGGGCTGGCAGATTGAACTTCCTCCTGCTGAACAACAAAAGCTTGACAGCCTCACCGAGCATTACGATGAACTCAAGGCTCACCCAAAGGCGCTGCCCGACAATACATTGACACCTGAATAACGGATCAGATTATGCGTACTTATCTTTACTTATTTCTTTTTCTTGTTATTCCTTTCGTCACCAGCGCCCAAACGCCCAGTGATGCCATAGAGGCCTGTCGCGAAGCTAAAGTACGTAGCTTTGGAAGTTTGCAAAAAGGGGCACAGGGCGCCCGAATGCAGTATCCCGGCGATGCAAGCATTGATGTTAATTACTATAAACTAGATCTTAACATTACGTATACTCCCCAATACCTGCGGGGCGTAGCCACCGTCAAGATCAAGTCTCTTAACGCCAACCTCACCTATTTTTACCTGGATTTCAATAATGTACTGCGCGTTGATTCCGTAAAATCCGGGACTGCAAAATTGACTTACCAAGTAGACAAAGGCCAGCTTCTTATCACGCCGACACGTCCTCTGGCTAAAGACGAGTTTGTAACCGTGGTTGTTTATTATCAGGGGAAACCCGACAACAGCCAGGGCAGTTTTTCATTCGGAACGCACGGCCCCAACAACGACCCGGTAATCTGGAGCCTGAGTGAGCCTTACGGTGCCCGCGACTGGTTTCCCTGCAAAGATACCCCCGCCGACAAAGCGGACTCCTCCGATATCTGGATTACGGCTCCGCGCTTCTTTACGTCGGTCTCCAACGGCACGCTGGAAGGCATCATCAACAACGCCGACAGTAGCCGAACTTACCGCTGGCGCAACCGCTACCCCATCGCGCCCTACCTGATTTCGGTTGCCATGAGTAATTACACCCGCATCGACCAAACGTTTCGTCCTACGCCTACAGACTCGATGCCGGTGACGCATTATGTTTACCCGGAAGCAGCGACTGCCCTGCTGCGGACCAGCGTGGAAGAAACAACGCGTATGCTGAGTTTTTTCTCCGATTATTTTGGCCCTTACCCCTTTCTGAAAGAAAAGTATGGCCATGCGCAATGCGGTTTTGGCGGTGGAATGGAACACCAGACGATCAGCTCCATGGGCGGATTTACGCAAAACTTGATCGCGCATGAACTTGCTCACCAGTGGTTTGGCGACAAAATCACCTGCCAGACCTGGGAACACATCTGGCTCAACGAAGGCTTTGCTTCCTACGCCGAAGCGTTGTACCAGGAGTCGGTGCGCGGACAGGCTGGCTACCAGGCCACCATTAATAGTTTTATGAACCAGGCTTACAACGCGCGGGGAACGCTGTATGTGCAGAATATCAATAGCGTGAACGAAATCTTTAACTCCAACCGCACGTATGCCAAAGGGGCCGTGGTGCTCCACATGCTTCGGGGTATGGTTGGTGACATCAAGTTCAAAGAGATCCTAAAGAGCTATTCCAGATCGTCACGTGCCTATAGTACGGCTACTACAGAAGACTTTGCTGGTATTGTCTTTCAGGTATATGGGCGGTCACTTGACTATTTTTTCAAGCAATGGATTTACGGCGAAAGCTACCCAACCTACCGCGTCACCTGGAGTGGCACCCCCACCGGAGACCCCAACCAATGGGCTTTGCAGTTGCGGTTGGAACAAACAACCAATACTACCAACCCAACCGCCTTTATGATGCCCATTCAGGTCCGGGTTGCAACCACCGCAGGCGACACAACCATGACGGTTTTCAACGCCAGCGCCGACCAGACTTTCAACTTTACCGTAAAAGCCCAGCCTAGGGCCATCGTTCTGGATCCCAACAACTGGATTTTGAAGCGTGTCGCATCCGTTACAGACGCCTCACCCCCATTGGTTACCAATACGAATGAGCCTGTTTTGGCTACTGCGATAACAGTTTTGCCCAATCCGGTTACTGGTCTACTTCGTGTTGAGGTAGCGGCTACCCAAACGTTCAAATCCCGGCTGGCTCTGGTTGATATATTGGGTCGTGAAGTGGCAGCCTTACCAGAACAAACATTTCCCACGGGCCGCAAATTGGTCGACTGGGACGTAATGCATTTACCCACGGGACGGTATACGCTCCTGATTAACAATGGCGAAAAACGCCTGACCCAAACTGTATTAGTTGTTAAATAACCCTATTTTCCTTTTCGATGAAAAAAGTTTTTTGCCTCTTTCTTTTGAGTACACTTACAGCGACGGTGTCTTTTTCGCAAACGGCACCCGCCAAGTTAGGCATCACTGGCCACAACCACCTGGCTTTGCAAGTAAAAGACATTCAGGCGAGTACTGCATTTTACCGCGATATTGTCGGGCTGGCACCCATTCCGGTTCCGGACAATCTGAAAGCCATCCGCTCCTGGTTTAGCATTGGCAACGGTCAGCAAGTTCACCTCCTGGCCGGACGGACTCAGCCTATTTTTCACGACCGTAACGGGAGCCACATCGCGCTCTTTGTGGAATCAATCGACAAATCCGAGCAGTTTTTGAAAGCGCAAAATGTAACCTTCCACAAACAGGTTCGTTTCGACGGCGTTGTTCAAATTTACTTTCCTGATCCCGACGGTTACCTTATTGAGCTGAATCAGGGAGGGAAGTAACAAGCACTGTGTTTATTCGCCTTTAGGCTCAACCAGAACAACCTCTTCTTTATCAACCACAACCTGGCCTTCAGCCAGTCCTTTTGGTTTTCGAACAAACTTTTTGGGCGTCACAATAACCGGACAAAGCGTATCAGTCCGCCGTTTTGAGTACCAGGCCGCGAGTTGTGCCGCCCGTTCGATAACCGTTTTCGGAAACTTTTTACCCGCCTGGTACTTGATCAGCACGTGCGAACCCGACACGTCGCGGGCGTGCAGCCAAAGGTCTTCTTTAAAACTGTATTGCTGGGTTAGTAAATCGTTGTTCTTGGCATTGCGCCCGATCAGAATGACAAAGTTTTCGACTTCCACTAGTTTGAAAAGTTGATTGGGAGCCGTAGCCGCTTTCTCATTCAGAATCTTGGTATTCTTCAGGTATTTACGCAACTCCCGCAGGTTCTCAATGGCCTGAAGCGCCGCAATCTGTTCTTGAATTTCGGCCAATTCCTGTTCCCGACGCTCGATACCCTCCTGGATTTTTTCCAGTTCTATTTTTTCGTTTTTAGCCTTCCGGTAGTAAGACTCGGCATTTTTCTGCGGGTTTAAATCAGGTTTCAGCTTGATAACGATGGGTTGATCGCGGTAAAAATCATACAGTTCCACTTTATCAGCCCGCTCAGGAATCTGGTGCAGATTGGCCATCAAAATATTCGCAATTTGCTCGTTCTTCCCTGCTTCGTCCAAGCCAACAAGCCTGTCCATGTTGGTGTCAATATAGGCTTGCGTGCGTTTGAGCCGCTTTTCCAATAACCGCAAGGCTTCTCCTTTTTCGCGATCCAGGGTATTGCGCCCCATGAAGGTCGAATAAAAGCGATTTGTTGCCTCCAGTGGATTGTCAAATTCCTGACTGATTGCCGCCGGGTCATCCGGGAGAAGTAAAGACAGGGTAGGCTTATGTTCGAAGCGAACGAGGTAATAGCGCGGTTGTTCAAGCTGCTGCACCGTCCGCTGAATCAGGCCCCAACGCTCCGCTTCGTCTTTTCCCAGATGGGCCTGCACGTGTGCGTTAACCACTTTACCAAACGTCGGGAACAACTTGCGGTGATCATATCCGGCCTGCACATATGCCTCCCACGACTGATCGATTGGCCGATCCAGGTGGGATAAAACCAGGTTGTTATC of Tellurirhabdus bombi contains these proteins:
- a CDS encoding DUF4230 domain-containing protein codes for the protein MESSNFLVILLALALGSVGGIAVNNWLQQKKSTLKSGLQTRETRIEATLLLERIEKVFKVVMAEGYFSEILSYQDVKKILGILNDEKKALIIAKAKVLVGYDFGKMRFRQVDPNSDSKKLIIEYFPEPEILSIDTDYKFYDIDPGYLNYFKSEDYTRLLDEAKKTMYERAMQSDLPRIANNQIQYMIYQLADSMGWQIELPPAEQQKLDSLTEHYDELKAHPKALPDNTLTPE
- a CDS encoding M1 family aminopeptidase yields the protein MRTYLYLFLFLVIPFVTSAQTPSDAIEACREAKVRSFGSLQKGAQGARMQYPGDASIDVNYYKLDLNITYTPQYLRGVATVKIKSLNANLTYFYLDFNNVLRVDSVKSGTAKLTYQVDKGQLLITPTRPLAKDEFVTVVVYYQGKPDNSQGSFSFGTHGPNNDPVIWSLSEPYGARDWFPCKDTPADKADSSDIWITAPRFFTSVSNGTLEGIINNADSSRTYRWRNRYPIAPYLISVAMSNYTRIDQTFRPTPTDSMPVTHYVYPEAATALLRTSVEETTRMLSFFSDYFGPYPFLKEKYGHAQCGFGGGMEHQTISSMGGFTQNLIAHELAHQWFGDKITCQTWEHIWLNEGFASYAEALYQESVRGQAGYQATINSFMNQAYNARGTLYVQNINSVNEIFNSNRTYAKGAVVLHMLRGMVGDIKFKEILKSYSRSSRAYSTATTEDFAGIVFQVYGRSLDYFFKQWIYGESYPTYRVTWSGTPTGDPNQWALQLRLEQTTNTTNPTAFMMPIQVRVATTAGDTTMTVFNASADQTFNFTVKAQPRAIVLDPNNWILKRVASVTDASPPLVTNTNEPVLATAITVLPNPVTGLLRVEVAATQTFKSRLALVDILGREVAALPEQTFPTGRKLVDWDVMHLPTGRYTLLINNGEKRLTQTVLVVK
- a CDS encoding NFACT RNA binding domain-containing protein, giving the protein MHTNYYFLRQLAPALQTQLVGLKLMECFSQDRDELVMVFAQARGKLNYYRPFYLKATLRPDFSGLFFPEQVQRARTNSVDLFDELTGMAERGEEVDGKVVTGVRSFLNERCLAIELEDGFSILFKFFGNRPNLAIFQGDKVIDLFNSKLVEDNNLVLSHLDRPIDQSWEAYVQAGYDHRKLFPTFGKVVNAHVQAHLGKDEAERWGLIQRTVQQLEQPRYYLVRFEHKPTLSLLLPDDPAAISQEFDNPLEATNRFYSTFMGRNTLDREKGEALRLLEKRLKRTQAYIDTNMDRLVGLDEAGKNEQIANILMANLHQIPERADKVELYDFYRDQPIVIKLKPDLNPQKNAESYYRKAKNEKIELEKIQEGIERREQELAEIQEQIAALQAIENLRELRKYLKNTKILNEKAATAPNQLFKLVEVENFVILIGRNAKNNDLLTQQYSFKEDLWLHARDVSGSHVLIKYQAGKKFPKTVIERAAQLAAWYSKRRTDTLCPVIVTPKKFVRKPKGLAEGQVVVDKEEVVLVEPKGE
- a CDS encoding VOC family protein; translated protein: MSTLTATVSFSQTAPAKLGITGHNHLALQVKDIQASTAFYRDIVGLAPIPVPDNLKAIRSWFSIGNGQQVHLLAGRTQPIFHDRNGSHIALFVESIDKSEQFLKAQNVTFHKQVRFDGVVQIYFPDPDGYLIELNQGGK